In Pyricularia oryzae 70-15 chromosome 2, whole genome shotgun sequence, one genomic interval encodes:
- a CDS encoding histone-lysine N-methyltransferase: MDDDDKSKVQLVDKEGRAEPEVNGNGIVKMETQNSATDSAQRSRSPSSMLRDGETQTVDDGDKISPRNASPDAKSTRKNPQQLPMRTSKLFSHLADVTEEASRGFAILSDCVYASKALGNSGQETLDCDCEEDWRDGLNHACAEDSDCINRVTKIECVSGNCGDGCQNQRFQRKQYANVSVIKTENKGYGLRADANLEPNDFVFEYIGEVIGEELFRSRLMKYDTQRLEHFYFMSLTRTEYVDATKKGNLGRFCNHSCNPNCYVDKWVVGDKLRMGIFAMRAIKAGEELCFNYNVDRYGANPQRCYCGESNCSGILGGKTQTERTTKLPLAMIEALGIDDGDHWESSVRKPRKKKAGESEEEYVGSIQPRKLEDGEVGVVMSTLRSCKEKWVATKLLHRILAVDEERVLNRVVKFHGYEYLKTTLNTFKDDNEVVFQVLSILYKLPRVTRNKIDDSNIEPLITELSNSKHEEIAAESKKLLEVWKTLQVGYRIPRAKADRSARDNAGSFFDDRRQQAREAASAPLPRAPSPVRNAPTGPRSSMPQRNPHYVPPRRKYPQQPPRDAPALPSGWRSAIDQRTGRQYYWETANPDKKSWVRPTSEMAKANAALQAQKIQDIINQCAQPTPKPSSATHTPQPVGTPVAEPKRETWRSWPADKQRRLYENTIFPHIKYVADKYYKRLPKEDLKKFVKDVNKTLAASDYKHGRVNDPSKVEEKQQSKIRKYTRDFLDKAVKKHELRQAEKASANNKSLEDGAAEPSGSTLSGAAEGSKKSPPGTDARVQSTNDSAPRSADSPDSSATDLKRKRGESHDVENVEGAAADLTPGYTPLAKRVKETDVEEPSPPPPPPTPPPLDELDDAVMIEEATEGRRLREHEDELRLENEEAHRLQQDAVEQKRLREHEEALERENQETLLALQTDQRGPEPDGDTPMANNVNGTKMGTVMV, encoded by the exons ATGGACGACGATGACAAGTCAAAAGTGCAACTGGtcgacaaggagggcagagctGAGCCGGAGGTGAATGGAAACGGCATCGTCAAGATGGAGACCCAGAATTCTGCAACTGATTCGGCGCAACGGTCGCGGTCGCCGAGCTCTATGCTGAGGGACGGTGAGACTCAGAcggtcgacgacggcgacaaGATTTCACCTCGAAACGCCTCCCCCGACGCGAAATCGACGCGCAAGAACCCCCAACAACTACCAATGCGGACCTCAAAACTTTTTAGCCATCTAGCAGACGTTACGGAGGAGGCGAGCCGCGGCTTTGCTATCCTTAGCGACTGCGTATACGCCTCCAAAGCGCTGGGCAACTCAGGCCAGGAAACATTAGATTGTGACTGCGAAGAGGATTGGC GCGACGGCCTCAACCATGCATGCGCCGAAGACTCGGACTGCATCAATCGCGTCACCAAGATTGAATGTGTCAGTGGGAACTGTGGCGACGGTTGTCAAAACCAACGGTTCCAACGGAAACAGTACGCCAACGTTTCGGTCATCAAgacggaaaacaagggctaCGGACTAAGAGCAGATGCCAATCTCGAACCTAATGATTTCGTTTTCGAGTACATCGGCGAGGTTATTGGTGAGGAGCTCTTCCGCAGCCGCCTCATGAAGTATGACACGCAGCGCTTAGAACACTTTTATTTCATGTCCTTGACCAGGACCGAATACGTCGACGCCACCAAGAAGGGTAACCTCGGTCGCTTTTGCAATCACTCTTGCAACCCCAACTGCTATGTCGACAAATGGGTGGTGGGCGACAAGCTCCGCATGGGCATCTTTGCTATGCGCGCCATCAAGGCTGGGGAGGAGCTCTGTTTCAATTACAACGTTGATCGTTACGGTGCCAACCCGCAGCGATGTTACTGCGGCGAGTCAAACTGCAGCGGGATCCTGGGTGGCAAGACCCAGACTGAGCGGACCACCAAGCTACCTCTGGCCATGATTGAGGCTCTGGGTATTGACGACGGGGACCACTGGGAGTCAAGCGTGAGGAAGCCACGAAAGAAAAAGGCCGGCGAGAGCGAAGAGGAATATGTCGGCAGTATTCAACCTCGAAAGCTGGAGGATGGCGAGGTGGGCGTGGTCATGTCTACGTTGCGTTCATGCAAGGAGAAGTGGGTCGCCACCAAGCTTCTGCACCGCATCCTCGCCGTGGATGAGGAACGCGTTCTGAACCGCGTTGTTAAATTTCACGGGTACGAGTACTTGAAAACAACGTTGAATACATTCAAGGACGACAATGAAGTCGTCTTCCAAGTCCTCAGCATCCTGTACAAGTTACCACGCGTAACTCGAAACAAGATAGACGATTCCAACATCGAGCCCCTTATCACGGAACTGAGCAATTCTAAGCACGAAGAGATAGCAGCCGAGTCGAAGAAACTACTCGAGGTTTGGAAGACACTGCAAGTCGGTTACAGAATCCCACGTGCCAAGGCCGATCGGAGCGCTCGAGATAATGCAGGCTCCTTCTTTGACGACCGCCGGCAGCAGGCGCGGGAAGCTGCCTCTGCACCGCTGCCAAGGGCACCATCTCCTGTGCGCAATGCACCAACAGGGCCTAGGAGCAGTATGCCGCAGCGTAACCCGCACTACGTACCACCCAGGCGTAAGTACCCGCAACAACCTCCTCGGGATGCTCCTGCACTACCGTCTGGATGGCGTTCGGCCATCGATCAGCGAACAGGCCGCCAATATTATTGGGAAACCGCAAATCCCGACAAAAAGTCGTGGGTCCGCCCAACTTCTGAGATGGCAAAGGCCAACGCCGCCCTACAGGCCCAGAAGATTCAAGACATCATCAATCAGTGTGCCCAACCAACACCGAAACCAAGCTCGGCTACGCACACGCCTCAGCCCGTCGGCACACCAGTGGCGGAACCCAAGAGGGAAACTTGGCGATCATGGCCTGCTGACAAACAAAGAAGACTCTATGAGAACACG ATTTTCCCTCACATAAAATACGTGGCCGACAAATATTACAAGAGGCTGCCCAAAGAGGATCTGAAAAAGTTTGTCAAGGATGTAAACAAGACATTGGCGGCGTCAGACTACAAACATGGAAGAGTCAACGACCCCAGTAAGGTCGAGGAGAAACAGCAAAGCAAAATCAGGAAATACACACGGGATTTCCTCGATAAGGCCGTCAAGAAGCACGAGCTCCGACAGGCAGAAAAGGCCAGCGCCAACAACAAAAGTCTTGAAGATGGAGCTGCGGAGCCGTCTGGATCTACATTGTCAGGTGCAGCAGAAGGTTCCAAGAAATCGCCACCAGGCACCGATGCCCGGGTGCAAAGTACCAATGACAGTGCTCCAAGGTCGGCGGACAGCCCAGACTCGTCGGCGACAGATCTGAAACGCAAACGTGGCGAAAGCCACGATGTTGAGAACGTGGAAGGTGCAGCGGCCGATTTGACTCCAGGCTATACACCGTTGGCCAAGAGGGTGAAGGAGACAGACGTAGAGGAGCCAagccctcctcctccgccaccgacgccgccgcccctcGACGAACTGGACGATGCCGTTATGATCGAAGAGGCCACAGAGGGTCGGCGCTTGCGAGAGCACGAGGATGAGCTCAGGCTAGAGAACGAAGAGGCGCACCGACTGCAGCAGGATGCAGTGGAGCAAAAGAGGCTGCGGGAGCATGAAGAGGCATTAGAGCGGGAGAATCAAGAGACACTGCTTGCGCTACAGACAGACCAGCGCGGCCCCGAGCCGGACGGTGACACGCCGATGGCAAACAACGTCAATGGCACCAAGATGGGGACAGTGATGGTATGA
- a CDS encoding 4-aminobutyrate aminotransferase, whose translation MASVARGSALLRTLARPCSCSLARPALVPRALTRLAHTKPFYSEPEGPSVKTEIPGPKAQAAIKELDEVFDTRSLNMLTDYPSSSGNYIVDPDGNVLLDVYAQIASIPIGYNNPALLEASRSPEMLQGLVNRPALGNFPPHDWTNVLKSGILKVAPKGLDQVFTAMAGSDANETAYKAAFMYRRQKERGGREVPFTEEELRTSMLNKSPGASQELSIMSFKTGFHGRLFGSLSTTRSKPIHKLDIPAFDWPQATFPLLKYPLEEHAAENKAAEQAALAEVEDLILNYPKPPCAVIVEPIQSEGGDNHASPAFFQGLRDITKKHDVLLIVDEVQTGVGATGRFWAHDHWNLSSPPDMVTFSKKAQTAGYYFGNPELRPNLPYRQFNTWMGDPARAIIFRAIIEEIERLDLVANTARVGDYLFANLERLAEKYPNEFQNLRGKGQGTFIAFDNPRRDEFLKRAKSFGINIGGSGASAVRLRPMLIFQEKHANILLEALEKIVTSW comes from the exons GCCCGTGCAGCTGCTCTTTGGCCAGGCCGGCATTGGTACCTAGGGCTCTCACCAGACTCGCCCACACCAAGCCCTTCTACTCTGAGCCCGAGGGCCCATCAGTCAAGACCGAGATTCCCGGTCCCAAGGCCCAGGCCGCCATCAAGGAGTTGGATGAGGTGTTTGACACGCGCAGTCTGAACATGCTCACAGACTACCCAAGCAGCTCTGGCAACTACATCGTTGACCCGGACGGAAACGTGCTGCTCGATGT CTATGCCCAAATCGCCTCTATCCCAATCGGATACAACAACCCTGCTCTCCTGGAAGCTTCACGCAGCCCTGAGATGCTCCAGGGGTTGGTCAACCGCCCCGCGCTGGGCAACTTCCCGCCCCACGATTGGACCAACGTCCTCAAGTCGGGCATCCTCAAAGTCGCCCCCAAGGGCCTCGACCAGGTCTTCACTGCCATGGCAGGTTCCGACGCCAACGAGACTGCATACAAGGCTGCCTTCATGTACAGGCGGCAGAAGGAGCGTGGCGGGCGTGAAGTCCCCTTTACTGAGGAGGAGCTGCGCACTTCGATGCTGAACAAGTCCCCCGGTGCTTCGCAGGAGCTCTCAATCATGTCTTTCAAGACCGGCTTCCACGGCCGCCTCTTTGGCTCCCTCTCGACCACGCGGTCGAAGCCTATCCACAAGCTCGACATTCCCGCCTTCGACTGGCCTCAGGCCACATTCCCGCTGCTCAAGTACCCTCTTGAGGAGCACGCGGCCGAGAACAAGGCTGCCGAGCAGGCCGCTCTCGCCGAGGTTGAGGACCTGATCCTCAACTACCCCAAGCCACCTTGCGCCGTCATTGTAGAGCCTATCCAGTCGGAGGGCGGTGATAACCACGCCTCGCCCGCATTCTTTCAGGGTCTGCGTGACATCACCAAGAAGCATGATGTGTTGCTGATTGTAGACGAGGTGCAGACGGGTGTGGGTGCCACAGGTCGCTTCTGGGCCCACGACCACTGGAACCTGTCGAGCCCGCCCGACATGGTGACCTTCTCCAAGAAGGCGCAAACGGCCGGCTACTACTTTGGCAACCCTGAACTGAGGCCCAACTTGCCATACAGACAGTTCAACACGTGGATGGGCGACCCGGCCAGGGCCATAATCTTCCGCGCCATTATCGAGGAGATCGAGAGGCTGGACCTGGTTGCAAACACGGCCCGCGTCGGCGACTACCTCTTTGCCAACCTTGAGCGCCTGGCCGAGAAGTACCCCAATGAGTTCCAGAACCTGCGCGGCAAGGGCCAGGGCACTTTCATCGCCTTTGACAACCCTCGCCGCGACGAGTTCCTCAAGAGGGCCAAGTCCTTCGGCATCAACATCGGCGGAAGCGGCGCCTCGGCTGTGAGGCTACGACCCATGCTGATCTTCCAGGAGAAACATGCCAACATCCTGCTCGAGGCCCTGGAAAAGATTGTGACTTCTTGGTAG